AGCTAAACCTCTTCGTCTCCAAACTCAGCCTCTGCTGCGTAACCTTCGACTTCTCCGACCAAACCAAGAACTCAATCGAGAAAGACGTGAAAAGACAGACTCTCCTCGAGCTCCTCGACTTCGTATCCTCCTCCTCCTCCTCCGTTAGATTCACCGAGCCGGCGATCCTCGCTATGTGCAAGATGTCCGCCGTTAACCTCTTCAGAGTCTTCCCTCCGAGTTACCGAGAGAGAAACGATAGTGACGATAACGATCCCACGTTCGAACCTGCTTGGCCTCACCTGCAGATCGTTTACGATCTGCTCCTTAAGTTCATCACGTCTCCGTGCCTCGACGCTAAGGTAGCTAAAAAGTATCTACACCACGGGTTTATATTAAGGCTCCTCGAGTTGCTCGACTCCGAGGATCCGAGAGAACGAGAGTGTTTAAAGACGATACTCCACCGCGTCTACGGGAAGTTCATGGTTCACAGACCTTTTATCCGCAAAGCAATGAGCAACATCTTCTACAGCTTCGTCTTCGAGGCCGAGAAGCGCGGCGGGGGAGGAATCGCCGAGCTTCTCGAGATTTTCGGGAGCATTGTGAGCGGTTTCGCTTTGCCTCTCAAAGAGGAGCATAAGATCTTCCTGTGGAGGGTGTTGATTCCGTTGCACAAGGCCAAATCCGTTGGGGGGTATTTCCACCAGCTGTCTTATTGTGTGACTCAGTTTATAGATAAGGAGCCGAAGCTTGGGAGCGTTGTGATCAAAGGTTTGTTGAAGTTTTGGCCTGTGACGAATAGTCAGAAGGAGGTTATGTTTCTTGGGGAGGTTGAGGAGATTGTGGAGGTGATGAGTTTGGTGGAGTTTCAGAAGGTGATGGTTCCTTTGTTCTTGAGGATTGCTTGTTGTGTTAACAGTTGTCACTTTCAGGTAGGTTTCTTGCTTTCTTTTTAAGAGATATTGTTAGATCTCAATCAGGGCCGTCTAAAATTATATTTTAGACCTTGTTTAAAAAAAATATTAATGGTATATTTAACTACTAAGTTTAAAAAGTTAATAGACGTTTTTTTGGAAATTATAAGCTCTAAATTTAGCTTTTTGATCAAAATTTTTGAAGTTTTAAACCATAATTTAAAAAAATATTAACGGTATAATTAACTAAGTTTTAAAAGTTAACAGACGTTTTTTTTTGAAATTATAAACTCTAAATTTAGCTTTTTTTGATTAAAATTTTTGAAGTTTTAGAACATAATTTATGTATATATTTTTGAAAATTTATTTTATTTTTAGATACCGCTCCACTTAGATGGCCTTGGTCTCAATTTTGAAACTTGAACCGTTTTTGTTTTTCTTGTGGTTAA
This genomic interval from Brassica oleracea var. oleracea cultivar TO1000 chromosome C2, BOL, whole genome shotgun sequence contains the following:
- the LOC106327601 gene encoding serine/threonine protein phosphatase 2A 57 kDa regulatory subunit B' iota isoform-like; the encoded protein is MFKQFLSKLPRKSSKPDSTSDPSGSSVVRSNSVKRMSSAVFPSSVVAGIEPLVPFKDVPTSEKLNLFVSKLSLCCVTFDFSDQTKNSIEKDVKRQTLLELLDFVSSSSSSVRFTEPAILAMCKMSAVNLFRVFPPSYRERNDSDDNDPTFEPAWPHLQIVYDLLLKFITSPCLDAKVAKKYLHHGFILRLLELLDSEDPRERECLKTILHRVYGKFMVHRPFIRKAMSNIFYSFVFEAEKRGGGGIAELLEIFGSIVSGFALPLKEEHKIFLWRVLIPLHKAKSVGGYFHQLSYCVTQFIDKEPKLGSVVIKGLLKFWPVTNSQKEVMFLGEVEEIVEVMSLVEFQKVMVPLFLRIACCVNSCHFQVSERALFLWNNDQIVNLIAQNRQAILPIMFTALEKNAESHWNQSVLNLTLNVRKMFCEMDEALFMSCHARFQEDEAEQCSAEEKRKETWARLEKVASMKPVTGKTAVLVTPLATSIAC